In one Pseudomonas sp. R84 genomic region, the following are encoded:
- a CDS encoding cysteine hydrolase family protein, which translates to MELQANAALIIIDQQKGILEPRLGRRNNPQAEERILDLLGLWRRSTRPVIHVQHLSREPDSVFWPEQEGVEFQERFLPQDGEWLIQKQVPDAFCATGLEARLREAGIGQLVIVGVATNNSVESTARTAGNLEFAAWVAEDACFTFDKADYFGTLRTAEEVHGMSLGNLHGEYATVVSAAQILVAG; encoded by the coding sequence ATGGAGCTGCAGGCCAACGCTGCACTGATCATCATCGACCAGCAAAAAGGCATCCTCGAGCCGCGTTTGGGCCGAAGGAATAATCCGCAGGCGGAGGAGCGAATTCTTGATCTGCTGGGGCTGTGGCGGCGTAGCACAAGGCCGGTGATTCATGTGCAACATCTGTCGCGTGAACCGGATTCGGTGTTTTGGCCGGAGCAGGAAGGGGTGGAGTTTCAGGAGAGGTTTTTGCCGCAGGACGGCGAATGGCTGATTCAGAAGCAGGTGCCGGATGCATTTTGTGCCACCGGATTAGAGGCGCGGTTGCGTGAGGCGGGCATCGGGCAGTTGGTCATCGTCGGCGTGGCGACCAATAACTCGGTTGAGTCGACAGCGCGCACGGCGGGGAATCTGGAGTTTGCGGCTTGGGTGGCGGAGGATGCGTGCTTCACCTTCGACAAGGCCGACTATTTCGGCACGTTGCGAACGGCTGAAGAGGTGCACGGGATGTCGCTGGGGAATTTACACGGGGAGTATGCGACGGTGGTCAGTGCTGCACAGATTCTGGTGGCCGGCTGA
- a CDS encoding LEA type 2 family protein — translation MLSRRRTCQCFILMLVLNLGGCASWFSDDSVDPAVHLVKVEVVRAKLLEQKFILHFRIDNPNDSDLTVRGLEYRIHLADILLAEGEHEHWFTVGPKRSAYFKVPIRTNLWPKVKDVVKMLKNPNQQIPYRLQGEMETGLFIAHYVHLERNGVIIPADLIPEQHR, via the coding sequence ATGCTAAGTCGTCGGCGCACCTGCCAATGCTTCATTCTGATGCTGGTCCTCAACCTCGGCGGTTGCGCGTCGTGGTTCAGCGATGACAGCGTCGACCCCGCCGTGCATCTGGTGAAAGTCGAAGTGGTGCGCGCCAAACTGCTCGAACAGAAATTCATCCTGCACTTTCGCATCGACAACCCCAACGACAGCGACCTGACCGTGCGCGGGCTGGAATATCGCATTCATCTGGCGGACATATTGCTGGCTGAGGGCGAGCATGAACACTGGTTCACCGTCGGGCCCAAGCGCAGCGCCTATTTCAAAGTGCCGATCCGCACCAACCTCTGGCCGAAGGTAAAAGACGTGGTGAAAATGCTGAAAAATCCGAACCAGCAGATTCCCTATCGTTTGCAGGGCGAAATGGAAACCGGTTTATTCATCGCCCACTACGTGCACCTTGAGCGCAATGGCGTGATAATCCCCGCCGATTTAATTCCGGAGCAACACCGATGA
- a CDS encoding penicillin acylase family protein, which translates to MASPALTHFLPRFGVAAAVAGVLGLSGCQTWNAQDTLPPTSGVQPLKGLAQNVSVRRNAMGMPLIESNTFHDALFSLGYVHASDRINQMVTLRLLAQGRLAEMSGASMLDADRYMRAVNLKKSAGELYKASSPRLKRFFEVYARGVNAYLFRYADKLPGDLAASGYKPEYWKPEDSALIFALLNFSQSANLPEEISSLVLAQTVTTDKLAWLTPSAPDENLPLAEADKLQGLKLNGQIPGLTELSSASQQLSALNLLGTSSSNNWAIAPQRSRSGKSLLASDAHGPLAAPSLWSFVQIRAPKYQAAGVTVAGLPMVLGGFNGKVAWSMTSVLGDNQDLFLEKIRRQGSSLTYEVNGKWQPLGVRNETYFVKGQRPVREAVYETRHGALLNSAQAAAQGSGFGLALQTPSFTDDKSLDAFFDLTRAQTVERASDASREIRAIALNLVFADASNIGWQVTGRFPNRREGEGLLPSPGWEGRYDWDGYADPMLHPYDQDPAQGWLGTANQRVIPHGYGMQLSNSWAAPERGERLAELAGSGKHDSRSVIAMQYDQTTTFAAKLKKVFDAPGMKQPLKQAIDALPEADRSKAREAFTRLMAFDGKLSPTSADAAIYELFLQESMKQIFLDELGPESSPAWKAFIANGDLSYAAQADHLLEREDSPFWDDIRTPQKEDKAVILARSFAAAINAGDSQLGGDHRAWQWGKLHSYTWKNSNGQTVRGPLAAGGDHTTLNTAAFPWGQDFTTSRAPSMRFIVDFGQAEPLMGQNGTGQSGNPVSPHYLNGIDAWLKGQYIGLPMQPQNFDRVYGKTRLTLTPGK; encoded by the coding sequence ATGGCCTCGCCAGCCCTTACTCATTTTCTTCCCCGGTTCGGCGTTGCCGCAGCAGTGGCCGGTGTTTTGGGCCTGTCCGGTTGCCAGACCTGGAACGCTCAGGACACCCTCCCGCCGACCTCCGGCGTGCAACCGCTCAAGGGCCTGGCGCAGAACGTGTCGGTACGCCGCAATGCCATGGGCATGCCGTTGATCGAAAGTAATACTTTCCACGACGCGCTGTTCAGCCTCGGCTATGTGCACGCCAGCGACCGCATCAACCAGATGGTCACCCTGCGCCTGCTCGCTCAGGGCCGTCTGGCGGAAATGTCCGGCGCGTCGATGCTCGATGCCGACCGCTACATGCGCGCGGTCAATCTGAAGAAAAGCGCTGGCGAGCTGTACAAGGCTTCGTCGCCACGCCTCAAGCGCTTCTTCGAAGTCTATGCGCGGGGCGTCAACGCCTACCTGTTCCGCTACGCCGACAAGTTGCCGGGCGACCTCGCCGCCAGCGGTTACAAGCCCGAATACTGGAAACCGGAAGATTCGGCGCTGATTTTCGCCCTGCTGAATTTCAGCCAGTCGGCCAACCTGCCGGAAGAAATTTCCTCGCTGGTGCTCGCACAAACCGTGACCACCGACAAACTCGCCTGGCTGACGCCGTCCGCCCCCGACGAGAACTTGCCACTGGCCGAAGCCGATAAGCTGCAAGGCCTCAAGCTCAACGGGCAGATCCCGGGGCTGACCGAGCTGAGCAGCGCCAGCCAGCAACTGTCGGCGCTGAACCTGCTCGGCACCTCGTCTTCAAACAACTGGGCGATCGCCCCGCAACGCAGCCGCAGCGGCAAGAGCCTGCTGGCCAGCGACGCCCATGGGCCGCTGGCCGCGCCGTCGCTGTGGAGCTTTGTGCAGATCCGCGCACCGAAATATCAGGCCGCCGGTGTCACCGTTGCCGGTCTGCCGATGGTCCTCGGCGGTTTCAACGGCAAAGTCGCGTGGAGCATGACCAGCGTGCTCGGCGACAACCAGGATCTGTTTCTGGAAAAAATTCGCCGTCAGGGCAGCAGTTTGACCTATGAGGTCAACGGCAAATGGCAACCGCTGGGCGTGCGCAACGAAACCTACTTCGTCAAAGGTCAGCGACCGGTACGCGAAGCGGTCTATGAAACCCGCCACGGCGCGTTGCTCAACAGTGCCCAGGCAGCGGCGCAAGGCAGCGGTTTCGGTCTGGCCCTGCAAACGCCGAGCTTCACCGACGACAAGTCGCTGGATGCGTTTTTTGACCTGACCCGTGCGCAAACAGTTGAACGTGCCTCGGATGCCAGCCGGGAAATCCGCGCCATCGCCCTGAATCTGGTGTTCGCTGATGCGAGCAATATTGGCTGGCAAGTCACCGGGCGCTTCCCCAACCGTCGAGAAGGCGAAGGTTTGCTGCCGTCGCCGGGCTGGGAAGGTCGTTATGACTGGGACGGTTACGCCGACCCGATGCTGCACCCGTACGATCAGGACCCGGCGCAAGGCTGGCTCGGCACCGCCAACCAGCGCGTGATCCCGCACGGTTACGGCATGCAGTTGTCGAACTCGTGGGCCGCACCGGAGCGTGGCGAACGTCTGGCGGAGCTGGCTGGCAGCGGCAAACACGACAGCCGCAGCGTGATCGCCATGCAATACGACCAGACCACCACCTTCGCCGCCAAGTTGAAGAAAGTCTTCGACGCGCCAGGCATGAAGCAGCCGCTGAAACAGGCGATCGATGCCTTGCCGGAAGCGGATCGCAGCAAGGCGCGCGAAGCGTTCACGCGGTTGATGGCATTCGATGGCAAGCTCAGCCCGACCTCGGCGGATGCGGCGATCTATGAGTTGTTCCTGCAGGAAAGCATGAAGCAGATCTTCCTCGATGAGCTTGGCCCGGAATCGAGCCCGGCGTGGAAAGCGTTTATCGCCAATGGTGATTTGTCTTACGCGGCGCAGGCCGATCATCTGTTGGAGCGTGAAGACAGCCCGTTCTGGGACGACATCCGCACGCCGCAGAAAGAAGACAAAGCGGTGATTCTTGCCCGCAGCTTTGCCGCAGCGATCAACGCTGGCGACAGTCAGTTGGGCGGCGATCACCGCGCCTGGCAGTGGGGCAAGTTGCACAGTTATACGTGGAAAAACAGCAATGGCCAGACCGTGCGCGGGCCGCTGGCGGCCGGTGGCGATCACACGACGTTGAACACTGCAGCGTTCCCTTGGGGTCAGGACTTCACAACCTCGCGCGCGCCGTCGATGCGCTTTATCGTCGACTTCGGCCAGGCTGAGCCACTGATGGGGCAGAACGGTACGGGGCAATCGGGGAACCCGGTGAGTCCGCATTACCTCAATGGCATTGATGCGTGGTTGAAGGGGCAGTACATCGGTTTGCCGATGCAGCCGCAGAATTTTGACCGGGTCTACGGCAAAACTCGTTTGACCCTTACTCCTGGCAAATAA
- a CDS encoding glutathione binding-like protein: protein MIDLYYWTTPNGHKISLLLEEAGLPYNVHPINISQGEQFQPHFLKIAPNNRIPAIVDHTPADGGEPLSLFESGAILLYLAEKTGKFLPKDLRGRQTALQWLFWQMGGLGPMAGQNHHFSQFAPEKIPYAIKRYIDETARLYGVLNKQLADNQFVAGSEYSIADMAIYPWIVSHKWQSQNLEDFPHVLRWFNHIKDRPATVKAYALVQKINPPKS from the coding sequence ATGATCGACCTGTATTACTGGACCACCCCCAACGGCCACAAGATCTCCCTGCTCCTCGAAGAAGCCGGCCTGCCGTACAACGTGCACCCGATCAACATCAGCCAAGGTGAGCAGTTCCAGCCGCACTTTCTGAAAATCGCCCCGAACAACCGTATCCCGGCCATCGTCGACCACACGCCTGCCGATGGTGGTGAGCCGTTGTCGCTGTTCGAATCCGGGGCAATCCTGCTGTATCTGGCGGAGAAGACCGGGAAGTTTCTGCCCAAAGACCTGCGCGGTCGGCAAACGGCGTTGCAATGGCTGTTCTGGCAAATGGGTGGCCTCGGGCCGATGGCCGGGCAGAATCATCATTTCAGCCAGTTCGCACCGGAGAAAATTCCTTACGCGATCAAGCGCTACATCGACGAGACCGCACGGCTGTATGGCGTGTTGAACAAGCAACTGGCCGATAACCAATTCGTCGCGGGCAGCGAATACAGCATTGCCGACATGGCGATTTATCCGTGGATCGTCTCGCACAAATGGCAGAGCCAGAACCTTGAGGACTTCCCGCATGTACTGCGCTGGTTCAACCACATCAAGGATCGCCCGGCGACGGTGAAGGCATACGCGTTGGTGCAGAAAATCAATCCACCGAAATCCTGA
- a CDS encoding SEC-C metal-binding domain-containing protein — protein sequence MTQQPHVHGPDCNHDHDHHHDHDHGHVHGPNCGHAHQEPVRNALKDVGRNDPCPCGNGKKFKKCHGA from the coding sequence ATGACCCAGCAACCTCATGTCCATGGCCCTGACTGCAACCACGATCATGACCATCATCACGACCATGACCACGGCCATGTTCACGGCCCGAACTGCGGCCACGCCCACCAGGAACCGGTGCGCAACGCCCTGAAAGACGTCGGCCGCAACGACCCTTGCCCATGCGGCAACGGCAAGAAATTCAAGAAGTGCCACGGGGCGTGA